Within the Enterococcus hirae ATCC 9790 genome, the region GGAAATTCTAGTGCCTTGCGCCTCTGGATCGTTCGTATTTTTTATTTGAATCGGGATACCTGCTTCTTGTACTGGGAAAATAGCTGATTCATGGAGAACATTTGCCCCCATATACGCCATCTCTCGTAATTCTCTAAATGAAATTTCTTTGATGATTTTTGGCGTGTCAATGATTCGTGGATCAGCCATCATAATCCCAGAAACATCCGTCCAATTCTCATAACAGTCGGCATTCAATAGTTTGGCTAAGATTGCGCCAGTGATGTCGCTCCCACCTCGCCCCATCAATTTTTCTTTTCCAACTGGATTAGCACCATAGAATCCTGGGACTACTAGTGGGCCTTTTTCTTGATAAATAGTTATTATTGCTTGTTTCGTCCGTTCTTCATCGATCTCACCCGTATAATCAAAGAAAATCAGTTCTTTCGCATCTATAAACGTATAACCAACATATTCAGCTAATAACTTCGCAGTGAGATATTCTCCCCGACTGACCAAAAAATCTTGCGAGACTTTTTCTCGCTGTAATTTTTTTTGGATCTCTAATAATTCATCTTCAATCGGAAAAGTCAACGACAAGACATCTCTCACTTGAATGAATCGTTCACAGATCCTTTCCCACAAAGGTGTCCAATCGACTCCATGATGAAGATAGGCATGGATCAAATACAAGAGATCCGTGACTTTGTCATCTTCTTTTGTTCGTTTTCCTAAAGCGGAAACAACGATCACACTTCGTTCAGGAGCAGCTAAAATAATAGATTTTACCTTTTTGAATTGTTCTTCATGAGCCATCGATGAGCCACCAAATTTTGCGACTTTCATTGGATCACCTCCCTGATTGGTGATAACAATGCAGAGGCGATTTGTACAGCATTCGCAGCTGCGCCTTTACGGATATTATCCGCTACGGTATACAGCAACAGCCCATTTTCCAATGTAGGATCATGCCGGAGTCTGCCGACGTATACCTCATCTGTTCCTTTAGCAAGGATACTGGTCGGGTAAGTATAGTTGGGCAAATCATCCACGACTGTTATTCCCGGGAAATGTTGCAAACATTGACGGACTGCTGCAAGTGAAAATGGCTGCGCCAACTGGACTGCGATTAAAACACCATGACCAACTTCGATGGGGACACGTACACAAGTAGCCGAGACAGGTAAGTTAGGCAAATGTAGGATCTTCCTTGTTTCAGCCATCATTTTGTGTTCTTCTTTCGTATACCCATCAACCAACGGTGCATCAATTTCGGGGATGACTGTTTGACTGATATCATGCGGATAAAGCGAAGGTTCCTGCCCTTTTTGAGTGGCGTGAAGATCAGTTAGCCCTTGTTGCCCCGAACCAGAGACCGCTTGATAGGTGGAATAGTTCACGCGGTTGACACCAAATGTCTGTTGCAATGCCTTTAACGGTAAAATGGCTTGGATCGTGGAACAGTTTGGATTGGCAATCAATCGGTTCATTTCATGATCTGCTAGATTGACTTCTGGAACGATCAACGGAATCGACGGATCTTCTCGCCAAGCAGAAGAATTATCAATGACGACCAACCCATGTTCTCTAGCAAGTGGCGCAAATTCAAGTGAAATTTCTGCTCCGGCTGAAAAAAGCGCTAAATCATACCCGTCAAATGATGTCTTTGTTAATTCTTCTACTGTGTATTCTTTTCCCTTAAACACACAGACTTTTCCAGCTGAACGCTTGGATGCTAATAATTTCAAACGACCTACTGGAAAATCATATTCTGCTAACACGTTCAACATCGTTTGACCAACTAAACCAGTTGCTCCAACGATACAGGTATCTATTTTGCGCATCTTTTTCATCCTCTCTATAATTCCCGTAATGCAGCGATCAATGCGGTGTTTTCCCTCGTTTGTTCGTCTTTGATTTTTAATACTCGGGCAGGTGTTCCACCCACTACGGTATCAGCGGCTACATCTTCTAAAACAACTGCTCCAGCCGCTACGACTGCATTTTTGCCAATACGGACACCTTCAACAATGACAGCATTCGCACCAACCAAGACACCGTCTTCA harbors:
- a CDS encoding aspartate-semialdehyde dehydrogenase, which translates into the protein MRKIDTCIVGATGLVGQTMLNVLAEYDFPVGRLKLLASKRSAGKVCVFKGKEYTVEELTKTSFDGYDLALFSAGAEISLEFAPLAREHGLVVIDNSSAWREDPSIPLIVPEVNLADHEMNRLIANPNCSTIQAILPLKALQQTFGVNRVNYSTYQAVSGSGQQGLTDLHATQKGQEPSLYPHDISQTVIPEIDAPLVDGYTKEEHKMMAETRKILHLPNLPVSATCVRVPIEVGHGVLIAVQLAQPFSLAAVRQCLQHFPGITVVDDLPNYTYPTSILAKGTDEVYVGRLRHDPTLENGLLLYTVADNIRKGAAANAVQIASALLSPIREVIQ
- a CDS encoding aspartate kinase, with the translated sequence MKVAKFGGSSMAHEEQFKKVKSIILAAPERSVIVVSALGKRTKEDDKVTDLLYLIHAYLHHGVDWTPLWERICERFIQVRDVLSLTFPIEDELLEIQKKLQREKVSQDFLVSRGEYLTAKLLAEYVGYTFIDAKELIFFDYTGEIDEERTKQAIITIYQEKGPLVVPGFYGANPVGKEKLMGRGGSDITGAILAKLLNADCYENWTDVSGIMMADPRIIDTPKIIKEISFRELREMAYMGANVLHESAIFPVQEAGIPIQIKNTNDPEAQGTRISSKEVEKENGLTGIAGKKDFLSLTLFKRHMSDEIGFIWKAMSVFANHGISIEHIPSGIDNIGVVVSAEAIADQLFLITKELKENLGVEEVEIIENLALISVVGGPHKELIGLSGKVLSILNQLEIRTSILSQGAQELNLIIGVKNEEYETVVKGLYEGMVNVDVSKTSHGVTSNS